The proteins below are encoded in one region of Candidatus Rokuibacteriota bacterium:
- the cas2 gene encoding CRISPR-associated endonuclease Cas2, with protein sequence MRRLYLVTYDISDPDRLRKVFKTMRGFGEHLQLSVFQCDLTPMARVEMQAALEGVINHEEDKVLIIDLGPAEARTVQSIQALGRQVGVVKRGPVIV encoded by the coding sequence ATGAGGCGGCTCTATCTCGTGACATACGACATTTCTGATCCAGATCGCCTCAGGAAGGTGTTCAAGACAATGCGGGGGTTCGGCGAGCACCTTCAGCTCTCGGTCTTCCAATGCGACCTGACGCCGATGGCGCGGGTGGAGATGCAAGCCGCATTGGAAGGAGTCATCAATCATGAGGAGGACAAAGTGTTGATCATCGACTTGGGCCCGGCCGAAGCTCGGACGGTGCAAAGCATTCAGGCGCTGGGTCGGCAGGTGGGGGTGGTCAAACGTGGACCGGTCATCGTTTGA
- the cas1 gene encoding CRISPR-associated endonuclease Cas1 encodes NHPDPPQEVLHGLKDDTRRAGRADRNEVLLGVEGTAASRYFAHFAGMLKPTNGNLRTFDFQSRNRRPPRDAVNALLSFAYAMLTREFAVTLFSVGLDPYLGFFHQPRYGRPALALDLMEEFRPLLADSVVLTVINNGEVRPEDFVSGMGSVALTPGGRTRFLQAYERRMSQEIIHPTFGYRISYRRVLEVQARLLGRYLTGEIPAYPFFLTR; translated from the coding sequence GAAACCACCCGGACCCACCCCAGGAAGTTCTCCACGGTTTAAAAGATGATACCCGCCGGGCAGGGAGGGCTGACCGGAACGAGGTGCTCCTGGGCGTCGAGGGAACCGCGGCCAGCCGATATTTCGCTCACTTCGCGGGCATGCTGAAGCCAACGAATGGAAATCTGAGGACATTTGACTTCCAGAGCCGGAATCGGCGACCTCCCCGGGACGCCGTCAACGCCCTCCTCTCTTTCGCATATGCCATGCTCACTCGAGAATTTGCCGTGACGTTGTTCAGCGTGGGACTCGACCCGTATCTTGGATTCTTTCACCAGCCCCGCTATGGTCGGCCGGCCTTAGCTCTGGACCTGATGGAAGAGTTTCGCCCCTTGCTTGCCGACTCAGTGGTGCTGACCGTCATCAACAATGGGGAGGTGCGGCCGGAGGATTTCGTCTCAGGCATGGGGTCCGTGGCATTGACGCCAGGCGGCCGGACCCGGTTCCTCCAGGCGTACGAGCGGCGGATGAGCCAGGAGATCATTCATCCCACGTTCGGATACCGTATCAGCTATCGCCGCGTGCTGGAGGTGCAGGCGCGGCTTTTGGGGCGCTACCTGACGGGCGAGATCCCTGCGTATCCCTTTTTCTTGACGCGATGA